Proteins found in one Ptychodera flava strain L36383 chromosome 16, AS_Pfla_20210202, whole genome shotgun sequence genomic segment:
- the LOC139114173 gene encoding geranylgeranyl transferase type-2 subunit beta-like yields MGTPVKDATIGPDAPKTLLLEKHADFITAYGSKKDYEYEYAMTEFLRMSGIYWGLTAMDLIGHLDKMDRDKVIKFVQDCQHECGGISASIGHDPHLLYTLSAVQILTLYNQLDAINVDKVVEFIQSLQLEDGSVIGDKWGEVDTRFSFCAVACLALLGRLDAINIDKAVDFVLKCMNYDGGFGCRPGSESHSGQIYCCVGMLAVTGRLHHVNADLLGWWLCERQLPSGGLNGRPEKLPDVCYSWWVLASLKIIGRLHWIDKKKLETFILACQDEETGGFADRPGDMVDPFHTLFGIAGLSLLGSYADKIKAVNPIFCMPEETLQRIRLQPELLS; encoded by the exons GGAACTCCAGTAAAGGACGCCACCATCGGACCTGACGCTCCGAAGACACTACTGTTAGAGAAACATGCAGACTTCATCACAGCTTATGGATCCAAAAAGGACTACGAATAT GAATATGCCATGACTGAGTTTCTCAGGATGAGCGGGATCTACTGGGGACTGACGGCGATGGATCTGATCGGTCATCTAGACAAGATGGACAGAGACAAAGTGATCAAGTTTGTCCAAGATTGTCAACATGAATGCGGTGGCATTAGCGCCAGTATCGGACACGATCCACATCTCCTTTACACACTCAGTGCAGTACAG ATATTGACCCTATATAACCAGTTAGATGCTATAAATGTGGACAAGGTGGTAGAATTCATTCAAAGCCTTCAGCTTGAAGACGGCTCAGTGATCGGTGACAAATGGG GGGAAGTGGATACAAGATTTTCCTTCTGTGCTGTAGCTTGCCTGGCTTTACTG GGTCGCCTTGATGCCATCAACATTGACAAGGCCGTTGATTTCGTCTTGAAGTGCATGAATTATGACGGAGGCTTTGGCTGTCGACCAGGCTCagaatcacattcaggccag ATCTATTGCTGTGTTGGCATGCTGGCGGTTACTGGAAGGTTACATCACGTCAATGCTGATCTCCTAGGATGGTGGCTGTGTGAGAGACAACTCCCATCTGGTGGACTCAATG GTCGGCCTGAAAAGCTTCCAGATGTGTGCTACTCATGGTGGGTGCTTGCATCATTGAAAATCATCGGGAGATTACACTGGATAGATAAAAAGAAATTGGAGACTTTTATACTGGCATGTCAAGATGAGGAAACTGGGGGATTCGCCGATAGGCCAGGCGATATG GTGGATCCATTTCATACCTTATTTGGTATTGCTGGCCTGTCCTTATTAGGAAGTTATGCAGATAAGATCAAAGCTGTCAATCCTATATTCTGTATGCCAGAAGAAACGTTACAGAGAATACGGCTTCAACCAGAACTTTTATCATAG